The genome window TGAACTTGGGTACAATAAATCATTTAATAAAGGTGCCAATATTTACATAGCTGCGTTTTACAGGTACAATACAGATGACCTGCAATCGTTCACTACTTTCTATCCAACCCTAAAAATCGGGGATTCAACCTATAACAACGTTTCGTTGAACCAGCGTTACAATATTGGGCGCGAGGCTACCACCGGGATAAATCTTTACGGTTCGTTGCCTATCACCGGCAAATTGAGTATTAGGTCGAACATGTTCTTTGCCGACAGGATCACCAATAACCCCGGCAGTCCGCAGGTAAGCGGTTTCACTTATCGCATTAATTTAAATGCCAGCTATCAGTTTGCCGATGATCTGGCAGCAGAGTTTTTTGTCAATTATCGTTCATCGCAAAAAGGTATCCAGGGTACCAACCCGGCGTTTGCATTTTATAACCTGGCGGTACGTAAGCAATTTTTGAACAAAAAAGCCAGTATAGGCTTAACGGCAGCCAATCCTTTCAGCCAGTATGTAACCATGCGTTCAACAACTTTTGGAGGTAATTTTGACCAAAGCAACACCAGGCAGGTGCCGTTTCGCTCGTTCGGAATTAGTTTAAGCTACAAATTTGGCAAGCTTGAATTTAAGAAGGATAAGGAAAGGGACGATAATAATGCACCGGTACCGGGAGAGAACGGCGGATAAGTCGGGTTAATTTTATACAAAATATCTCCAGAATTTATCGGTAACTATAAAAAAATTATTAGCCATGAAACCTATTTTGAAATTATTTTGTGTGGTACTGCTTGGTACTATTTGTAACGCGCCGCTGCATTTAACGGCTCAGAAAAAAACGGGGTTTAAAGTTTTAACTAGTTTCCCAATCAAAAGTGCCGGAGGATGGGATTATATTACCGTTGATGGCGCCAGTAAACGAATTTATGTATCCCATGGAATGCAGGTTAATATTTTGGATGTGGCAACCGGCGATTCTGTCGGCGTGATCCCTGATACCAAAGGTGTGCACGGAATAGCGCTGGCTCCCGATTTAAATAAAGGATATACCAGCAATGGCAGGGCGAATACGGTTACCGTTTTTGATTTAAAAACCAACCAGGTTTTGAAGCAAATTGCCGCCGGGACTAATCCCGATGCTATTTTTTACGACGAGTTTTCGAGGAAGATTTACGCTTTTAACGGGCGCAGCAAGGATGCTACAGTTATTGACGCAGCCAGTGATATGGTGGTGGCAACCATCCCTTTGGGGGGAAAGCCCGAAACAGGGGTTTCAGATGGTAAAGGCAAAGTTTTTGTTAACATTGAAGATACCAACGAAGAGGTTGAAATTGATGCTGCAACCTTTAAAATATTAAACCGCTGGAAACTTGATGGCGGTGAAGAACCTTCGGGTTTAGCTATTGATCGGGCAACAAACCGCCTTTTTATAGGCTGCGGCGGCAGTAAAACTATGGTAGTAATGGATGCCGCCAATGGTAAGATTTTTGGAAAATAC of Mucilaginibacter xinganensis contains these proteins:
- a CDS encoding YncE family protein, encoding MKPILKLFCVVLLGTICNAPLHLTAQKKTGFKVLTSFPIKSAGGWDYITVDGASKRIYVSHGMQVNILDVATGDSVGVIPDTKGVHGIALAPDLNKGYTSNGRANTVTVFDLKTNQVLKQIAAGTNPDAIFYDEFSRKIYAFNGRSKDATVIDAASDMVVATIPLGGKPETGVSDGKGKVFVNIEDTNEEVEIDAATFKILNRWKLDGGEEPSGLAIDRATNRLFIGCGGSKTMVVMDAANGKIFGKYPIGGCDGVAFDPELKQAYASNGEGTISVIRELSAGKFEFVENIKSEKGARTIGIDLLTHKLYLPTAQTKPVAPTAENAHPRPEPIAGTFHIVVVGK